A DNA window from Halomicrobium mukohataei DSM 12286 contains the following coding sequences:
- a CDS encoding CDP-alcohol phosphatidyltransferase family protein translates to MTLDQFRPLADRALGPFVTVAKRLGVSPNGVSVVAFALAAAAGGAFFLAGTRPRLYAVGAVLVFANGWLDLVDGALARELSVASSGGDLLDHVLDRYADIVMLVGLAAGIGRYDLGLAAVTGVLMTSYLGTQAQAVDLDRVYGGLLGRADRLALIGVAGAVAAVLTRPVQGLTVVGWLLVVFAVVGHLTALQRFYYAMRALD, encoded by the coding sequence ATGACGCTGGATCAGTTCCGCCCGCTGGCCGACCGGGCGCTTGGCCCCTTCGTGACGGTCGCAAAACGGCTGGGCGTGAGCCCCAACGGCGTCAGCGTCGTCGCGTTCGCCCTCGCGGCCGCGGCCGGCGGTGCGTTCTTCCTGGCGGGGACTCGACCCCGACTGTACGCCGTCGGTGCCGTGCTGGTGTTCGCCAACGGCTGGCTCGACCTCGTCGACGGCGCGCTGGCCAGAGAGCTGTCGGTCGCCTCCTCCGGCGGTGATCTGCTGGATCACGTGCTCGACCGGTACGCCGACATCGTCATGCTGGTCGGCCTCGCGGCCGGAATCGGTCGGTACGACCTCGGACTCGCGGCCGTCACCGGCGTCCTGATGACCTCCTACCTCGGCACACAGGCACAGGCAGTCGACCTCGACCGGGTGTACGGCGGCCTGCTCGGTCGCGCGGACCGGCTGGCGCTGATCGGCGTCGCGGGCGCGGTCGCGGCCGTCCTCACTCGGCCCGTCCAGGGGCTCACCGTCGTCGGCTGGCTGCTGGTCGTCTTCGCGGTCGTGGGCCACCTGACGGCGCTCCAGCGGTTCTACTACGCGATGCGGGCGCTGGACTGA
- a CDS encoding adenylate kinase family protein has product MRVAVTGTPGTGKTTATERLATELDVIHLNDAIKREGLDDGVDEDRDSVVADFEAIESWLDGRDDVLIESHLAHHFDADRVIVLRAHPETIEERLADRDESDASIAENAESEALDVILTEAVESHGTDSVYEIDTTDRSRASVAEEIEAVVDGEREPSAGTVSFVEWL; this is encoded by the coding sequence ATGCGCGTCGCGGTCACCGGGACGCCGGGCACCGGGAAGACGACGGCGACCGAGCGGCTGGCGACGGAGCTCGACGTGATCCACCTCAACGACGCCATCAAGCGCGAGGGGCTGGACGACGGCGTCGACGAGGACCGCGACAGCGTCGTGGCCGACTTCGAAGCGATCGAGTCGTGGCTCGACGGCCGCGACGACGTACTGATCGAGTCTCACCTCGCGCACCACTTCGACGCGGATCGCGTGATCGTGTTGCGGGCCCATCCGGAGACGATCGAAGAGCGCCTCGCCGACCGAGACGAGAGCGACGCCTCGATCGCCGAGAACGCGGAGAGCGAGGCGCTCGACGTGATCCTCACCGAAGCCGTCGAATCTCACGGCACCGACTCCGTCTACGAGATCGACACGACGGACCGATCGAGGGCGTCGGTCGCCGAAGAGATCGAGGCCGTCGTCGACGGTGAGCGAGAGCCGAGCGCCGGCACCGTCTCGTTCGTCGAGTGGCTATGA
- the hisC gene encoding histidinol-phosphate transaminase, with amino-acid sequence MQPRDLSAHGVYRAGRGIEEVARELDLDPDDLVKLASNENMYGPSPAAVEAIQSSAEQMHSYPKASHADLVDRLADRWGLAPEQVWLGNGGDGVLDYFARAMLEPGDAVLVPAPGFAYYPMSARFHHGTIREYTLSKADDFEQTAETVLEAYDGERIVYLTSPHNPTGTEIGNDDVAEIADRTDEETLVLVDEAYGEFTDATSARALVDERDDVAILRTFSKAYGLAGVRLGYGFVPEEWADAYARINTPFAASELACRAGLAALDDDEHVEKTVETAQWAREYYHEHLDAPTWESGGNFVLAEVGDAEAVADAAQRDGVIVRDCGSFGLPECVRITCGTREDTKTAVEVVNGVLD; translated from the coding sequence ATGCAACCACGGGACCTCTCGGCCCACGGCGTCTACCGTGCCGGACGAGGGATCGAAGAGGTCGCCCGGGAACTCGACCTGGACCCGGACGACCTCGTGAAGCTCGCGTCGAACGAGAACATGTACGGTCCGAGCCCGGCCGCCGTCGAAGCGATCCAGTCGTCGGCCGAACAGATGCACTCGTACCCGAAAGCCTCCCACGCGGACCTCGTCGATCGCCTCGCCGACCGCTGGGGGCTCGCCCCGGAACAGGTCTGGCTGGGCAACGGCGGCGACGGCGTCCTCGACTACTTCGCCCGCGCGATGCTGGAGCCCGGCGACGCGGTCCTCGTCCCCGCGCCGGGGTTTGCCTACTACCCGATGAGCGCGCGGTTCCACCACGGCACGATCCGGGAGTACACCCTCTCGAAGGCCGACGACTTCGAGCAGACGGCCGAGACGGTCCTCGAGGCCTACGACGGCGAGCGGATCGTCTATCTCACCAGCCCCCACAATCCGACCGGGACGGAGATCGGAAACGACGACGTGGCCGAGATCGCAGACCGGACCGACGAGGAGACGCTCGTCCTCGTCGACGAGGCCTACGGCGAGTTCACCGACGCGACCAGCGCGCGCGCACTCGTCGACGAGCGCGACGACGTGGCCATCCTGCGGACCTTCTCGAAGGCGTACGGACTCGCCGGTGTTCGTCTCGGCTACGGCTTCGTCCCGGAGGAGTGGGCCGACGCCTACGCGCGCATCAACACGCCGTTTGCGGCCAGCGAACTGGCCTGTCGGGCCGGACTGGCCGCACTTGACGACGACGAACACGTCGAGAAGACCGTCGAGACCGCCCAGTGGGCCCGCGAGTACTACCACGAGCACCTCGACGCACCGACCTGGGAGAGCGGGGGGAACTTCGTGCTCGCGGAGGTGGGCGACGCCGAGGCCGTCGCCGACGCGGCCCAGCGCGACGGCGTCATCGTCCGGGACTGTGGCAGCTTCGGCCTGCCCGAGTGCGTTCGGATCACCTGTGGCACGCGCGAGGACACGAAGACGGCCGTCGAGGTCGTCAACGGGGTGCTCGACTGA
- a CDS encoding chemotaxis protein CheC, with the protein MPLLIDVRKLSIINQLIKSGAENVTASLETLAGVEATVEIKSLSFVEPSDIPAEMGDGEIYGARVRLTEPPYGVFLMTFSPATAAEVASLLTNTSTEDGFNQLHESALSEMCNVLTSGFIDGIANTLETTIDFATPQLERDQATAIADDALTHVRRDSMSIVLDSIVDIADSDVAFKLRIFLVPDPGSFVHVIDQLELDRSTSEPTRSKAHEVEELDMTAEDPVDFGE; encoded by the coding sequence ATGCCGTTACTCATCGACGTTCGGAAGCTGTCGATCATCAACCAGCTGATAAAGAGCGGGGCCGAGAACGTGACGGCCTCGCTGGAGACGCTGGCCGGCGTCGAAGCGACCGTCGAGATCAAGAGCCTCTCGTTCGTCGAACCGTCCGACATCCCCGCCGAGATGGGTGACGGCGAGATTTACGGGGCCCGCGTCAGGCTCACCGAGCCGCCCTACGGCGTCTTTCTGATGACCTTCTCTCCGGCGACGGCGGCCGAGGTCGCCAGCCTGCTCACGAACACGTCGACGGAAGACGGCTTCAACCAGCTCCACGAGAGCGCGCTGTCGGAGATGTGTAACGTCCTCACGTCGGGCTTTATCGACGGCATCGCGAACACGCTGGAGACGACGATCGACTTCGCCACGCCACAGCTGGAGCGCGATCAGGCGACGGCGATCGCCGACGACGCGCTGACCCACGTCAGGCGCGACTCGATGTCGATCGTACTGGACTCGATCGTCGACATCGCCGACTCCGACGTGGCGTTCAAGCTTCGGATCTTCCTCGTTCCGGATCCGGGCTCGTTCGTCCACGTGATCGATCAGCTGGAACTCGACCGGTCGACGAGCGAGCCGACGCGGTCGAAGGCCCACGAGGTCGAAGAGCTCGACATGACGGCCGAGGACCCGGTCGACTTCGGCGAGTAA
- a CDS encoding GMC family oxidoreductase has product MQSRTPSPRQDVCVVGAGPAGALVAHRLASAGHDVVVLEAGPRFDFDARPEQMERSIRPAHDDLSIWGMGGERDEYSTGGEQFYPLNANRVKGVGGSTLHWQGMVPRLHPTDFAGEHPNDDPGWPIGYEELRPYYAEAESALGVAGASDNPFGPPRRTPFPMSAFEPSYSDSLFAPACERLGITTHSVPNARNSEPYDDRSTCVGYGTCQPVCPSGAKYSADTHVQKAERAGARVVDRAPVQRLETGDDSRRIDAAVYATPDGTEHRQRARQFVLAAGGIEIPRLLLLSRSPDHPDGLANSSGAVGRYFMEHLFAGAGGTIDEPTRQNHVGFLTSESHQFYDEPGQAVTRDGETVVPAADGPLSPIKLEFLNYAGPSPVEMALDAETWGDDLLDDLRAGYGNHVAMGGLVGQPPRAENRITLDPSTTDDHGNPVPEIHWSWGERVLRTIERANRIQHAVLSELGVDIGWTAGPDSTGPAAHHMGTTRMGTDPAASVVDPDLRTHDLDNCWIASSSVFPTAGSMNPTLTIAALALRCGDELDERL; this is encoded by the coding sequence GTGCAGTCGCGCACGCCGTCACCCAGACAGGACGTGTGCGTCGTCGGTGCGGGGCCGGCCGGCGCGCTCGTGGCCCATCGGCTCGCCAGCGCCGGCCACGACGTGGTCGTACTGGAGGCGGGGCCGCGGTTCGACTTCGACGCGCGGCCCGAGCAGATGGAGCGGTCGATCCGGCCGGCCCACGACGACCTGTCGATCTGGGGGATGGGCGGCGAGCGCGACGAGTACTCGACGGGCGGCGAGCAGTTCTACCCGCTGAACGCCAACCGCGTCAAGGGTGTCGGCGGATCGACGCTTCACTGGCAGGGGATGGTCCCGCGGCTCCATCCGACAGACTTCGCCGGTGAGCACCCGAACGACGATCCGGGCTGGCCGATCGGCTACGAGGAACTCCGACCCTACTACGCCGAGGCGGAGTCGGCGCTGGGCGTCGCGGGGGCGTCTGACAACCCCTTCGGACCGCCACGGCGAACGCCATTCCCCATGTCGGCGTTCGAGCCGTCGTACAGCGACTCGCTGTTTGCACCCGCCTGCGAGCGGCTCGGTATCACGACCCACAGCGTGCCCAACGCCCGCAACAGCGAGCCCTACGACGACAGATCGACCTGCGTCGGCTACGGTACCTGTCAGCCGGTCTGTCCCTCCGGCGCGAAGTACAGCGCCGACACTCACGTCCAGAAGGCCGAGCGCGCGGGTGCCCGAGTCGTCGACCGCGCGCCGGTCCAGCGACTGGAGACCGGTGACGATTCCCGTCGGATCGACGCCGCGGTGTACGCGACGCCGGACGGGACCGAACACCGCCAGCGGGCTCGCCAGTTCGTGCTGGCGGCCGGCGGGATCGAGATTCCGCGGCTCCTCTTGCTGTCTCGCTCGCCCGACCATCCCGACGGGCTGGCGAACAGTTCGGGCGCGGTCGGCCGGTACTTCATGGAGCACCTCTTTGCCGGGGCCGGCGGGACGATCGACGAGCCGACCCGCCAGAACCACGTCGGTTTCCTCACCAGCGAGAGCCACCAGTTCTACGACGAGCCCGGACAGGCGGTCACCAGAGACGGCGAGACGGTGGTGCCGGCCGCCGACGGCCCGCTGTCGCCGATCAAACTGGAGTTTCTCAACTACGCCGGCCCGTCGCCCGTCGAGATGGCGCTAGACGCCGAGACGTGGGGTGACGACCTGCTCGACGACCTCCGGGCGGGCTACGGGAACCACGTCGCGATGGGGGGGCTCGTCGGCCAGCCCCCGCGGGCCGAGAACCGGATCACGCTCGACCCGTCGACGACCGACGACCACGGCAATCCGGTCCCGGAGATCCACTGGTCGTGGGGTGAGCGCGTGCTCCGAACGATCGAGCGGGCGAACCGCATCCAACACGCCGTCCTCTCGGAGCTCGGCGTCGACATCGGCTGGACTGCGGGGCCGGACTCGACCGGTCCCGCCGCCCACCACATGGGGACGACGCGGATGGGGACCGACCCGGCAGCGAGCGTCGTCGATCCCGACCTCCGGACCCACGACCTGGACAACTGCTGGATCGCGTCGTCGAGCGTGTTCCCGACTGCGGGCTCGATGAACCCGACGCTGACGATCGCGGCGCTGGCGCTTCGGTGTGGCGACGAACTCGACGAACGGCTGTGA
- a CDS encoding ArsR/SmtB family transcription factor yields MADATNDTGGAEPPEPLLPDDSVLDLSEYLAMQRAIGNETRFQVLRTLARNGDLSASQLAEVLDIETNTLHYHLDTLVDVGLVWNRKRSAPDRDGLYSYYRVSSLGEAMLDHGVEALLRREWAFADRYA; encoded by the coding sequence ATGGCGGACGCGACTAACGACACTGGCGGGGCCGAGCCTCCGGAGCCGTTGCTCCCCGACGACAGCGTGCTCGACCTGTCGGAGTACCTGGCGATGCAGCGTGCCATCGGTAACGAGACTCGGTTTCAGGTCCTCCGGACGCTGGCGCGCAACGGCGACCTGAGCGCGAGCCAGCTCGCTGAGGTCCTCGACATCGAGACGAACACGCTCCACTACCATCTCGACACCCTCGTCGACGTGGGGCTCGTCTGGAACCGAAAGCGATCCGCACCCGACCGTGACGGTCTCTACTCCTACTACCGCGTAAGCTCGCTCGGTGAGGCGATGCTGGACCACGGCGTCGAAGCACTCCTGCGTCGCGAGTGGGCGTTCGCGGACCGCTACGCGTAA